In Gossypium arboreum isolate Shixiya-1 chromosome 5, ASM2569848v2, whole genome shotgun sequence, a single genomic region encodes these proteins:
- the LOC108470687 gene encoding bHLH transcription factor RHL1-like: MQPCSREMQAMNSLLSPTQQIPLQDLQPNGNSGTHQAQIHNPQFDPTSSHDDFLDQMLSTLPSCSWSDLKSPWDPPKSDETPPSNPDNNVGFHYDEILASKLRQHQINGGGGGTTAAMKMMMQQQMMLPGRPIAAAGGGGLTMPLHNDIVDGSSFKSPNQQGGEGSVQALYNGFGAGSLHGTNNQSPNQPQHFHHPQGGNMQTQSFGATAGTVMNQSQASGSTTGGAPAQPKQRVRARRGQATDPHSIAERLRRERIAERMKALQELVPNANKTDKASMLDEIIDYVKFLQLQVKVLSMSRLGGAAAVAPLVADMPSEVGDCVQTTAGGGGSLQRNSNGNQPSANNDSLTVTEHQVAKLMEEDMGSAMQYLQGKGLCLMPISLATAISTATCHSRNPMINKGSSSNHPLLQSNGDGPSSPSMSVLTVQSATMGNGGLDGSAKDAASVSKP, from the exons ATGCAGCCTTGTAGTCGTGAAATGCAAGCAATGAACTCTCTCTTAAGCCCAACGCAACAAATCCCTCTCCAAGACCTTCAACCCAACGGAAACAGCGGCACTCACCAGGCGCAGATCCACAACCCACAGTTCGATCCCACCTCCTCCCACGATGACTTCTTAGACCAGATGCTCTCCACTCTCCCTTCTTGCTCCTGGTCCGACCTCAAGTCACCTTGGGACCCGCCTAAATCTGATGAAACGCCGCCTTCTAATCCTGACAATAATGTTGGGTTTCACTACGATGAGATTCTAGCCTCCAAGCTTAGACAACATCAAATCAACGGCGGCGGCGGAGGGACTACTGCAGCTATGAAGATGATGATGCAACAGCAGATGATGTTACCGGGAAGACCCATCGCCGCCGCAGGTGGAGGAGGGTTGACTATGCCGTTGCATAACGATATCGTTGATGGGTCTTCGTTTAAGTCCCCCAATCAACAG GGTGGGGAGGGTTCCGTGCAAGCTCTGTACAACGGTTTCGGTGCTGGATCTTTGCATGGGACTAATAATCAGTCACCGAACCAGCCTCAGCATTTTCACCATCCTCAG GGAGGCAATATGCAGACACAAAGCTTTGGAGCAACAGCAGGGACAGTTATGAACCAAAGTCAGGCAAGCGGATCGACAACGGGAGGTGCACCGGCTCAACCCAAACAAAGAGTTAGGGCTAGAAGGGGTCAAGCTACTGATCCCCACAGCATCGCTGAAAGA TTACGCAGAGAGAGAATTGCAGAGAGAATGAAAGCTCTTCAAGAACTGGTTCCCAATGCCAATAAG ACAGATAAAGCTTCAATGCTTGATGAGATAATCGACTATGTCAAATTCCTCCAGCTCCAAGTCAAG GTTCTGAGTATGAGTAGATTGGGCGGTGCCGCTGCTGTTGCTCCCCTTGTTGCTGATATGCCATCTGAG GTAGGTGATTGTGTTCAAACGACTGCTGGCGGTGGTGGGTCCCTTCAGAGAAATTCTAACGGTAACCAACCGTCTGCGAATAACGACAGCTTAACGGTGACGGAGCACCAAGTAGCTAAGCTAATGGAGGAAGACATGGGGTCCGCCATGCAGTACCTGCAAGGGAAGGGACTTTGCCTCATGCCCATTTCCCTAGCCACCGCCATCTCAACCGCCACGTGTCATTCCAGGAACCCCATGATCAACAAGGGCAGCAGCAGCAACCACCCTTTGCTTCAATCCAATGGCGATGGGCCTTCCTCGCCTAGCATGTCCGTCTTGACTGTCCAGTCAGCTACAATGGGTAACGGCGGTCTTGATGGTTCCGCAAAAGATGCTGCTTCCGTTTCCAAGCCGTGA
- the LOC108471082 gene encoding cytochrome c oxidase assembly factor 6, translating to MSLEAYASAKQDEIHTDVLLQARQACYKARDAFYSCLEKHSDKKPTEIGSVGLLYPTECKPSREDYVKNCRVSWVKHFDRQYCKTKRTQRLLDDKETRRGV from the exons ATGTCGCTGGAAGCTTATGCATCTGCTAAACAAGACGAAATCCACACCGACGTGCTTTTGCAAGCCAGGCAAGCTTGCTACAAG GCTCGTGATGCATTTTACTCTTGCTTGGAAAAACATTCGGACAAGAAACCCACTGAAATCGGATCAGTGGGGCTCTTATATCCCACTGAATGCAAACCCTCCAGGGAGGATTACGTTAAGAATTGTCGAGTTTCTTGG GTGAAGCATTTTGATAGGCAGTACTGTAAGACCAAGCGAACGCAGAGGCTGCTTGATGATAAGGAAACGAGGAGAG GGGTGTAA